The following are encoded together in the Novipirellula caenicola genome:
- a CDS encoding DMP19 family protein, whose product MKYPSNYALGESLALLGKYKMAEDIAVLEEYSNHSDDHVSEGAARGLIASHGLQNFEDRIWEQEKSGGWESLNKEQQMYLAVFWLDAEVNNGGHSQYFFNSAGNNWQVAREGLKAMGSTERLPIFEGVLSLFGDEKPFPDREKRQEQLAAVYANNEKAFDEYDSKFYAANESVEVLSRRFVIQNADKFR is encoded by the coding sequence CGAGCAACTACGCTTTGGGCGAGTCGCTCGCATTGCTCGGCAAATACAAGATGGCGGAGGATATCGCTGTCCTGGAGGAGTACAGCAATCACTCCGACGATCATGTGTCCGAAGGGGCTGCCCGAGGGTTGATAGCCAGTCACGGCCTGCAAAACTTCGAAGACCGGATTTGGGAACAAGAGAAATCCGGCGGCTGGGAGTCCCTGAATAAAGAGCAGCAAATGTACTTGGCAGTGTTTTGGCTGGATGCCGAGGTCAACAATGGCGGGCATTCTCAGTACTTTTTCAACTCGGCAGGCAACAACTGGCAAGTCGCTCGCGAGGGTCTTAAGGCGATGGGATCGACGGAGCGGTTACCGATATTTGAAGGCGTCTTGAGCTTGTTTGGGGACGAGAAACCGTTCCCTGATCGAGAGAAGCGACAGGAGCAACTGGCTGCGGTGTACGCGAACAACGAGAAGGCATTCGACGAATACGACTCGAAGTTCTACGCAGCAAATGAGAGCGTCGAAGTTCTGTCACGACGATTCGTGATTCAAAACGCAGACAAGTTCAGATAG
- a CDS encoding GNAT family N-acetyltransferase → MISCRRATNADVDLFRSIRLRALQDCPDAFGSTYEAAIKRDHASWRDQLLSTSHGIDRNTQLAFAAEKCVGLAALYRDQDTASGEIVQMWVAPDHRGSPAASMLLGQLRIWAAEVGIHHLNLSVTNTNGRAIKFYENQGFLSTGECVSTDRNRELQGILMTLNLASRRGG, encoded by the coding sequence ATGATCTCCTGTCGCAGAGCAACGAACGCAGATGTCGACCTGTTTCGAAGCATCCGGCTTCGCGCACTTCAAGATTGCCCTGATGCGTTCGGCTCAACCTACGAAGCTGCGATCAAAAGAGATCATGCTTCGTGGAGAGATCAGCTTCTTTCCACCAGTCATGGAATCGATCGCAATACTCAACTTGCCTTTGCCGCGGAGAAGTGTGTCGGATTAGCCGCATTGTACCGCGATCAAGATACCGCCTCTGGTGAGATCGTGCAGATGTGGGTTGCCCCCGATCATCGAGGTTCGCCCGCAGCGTCAATGCTACTGGGGCAACTTCGAATCTGGGCCGCCGAAGTAGGCATCCATCACCTGAATCTGTCGGTCACAAACACCAACGGCAGGGCCATCAAGTTCTATGAAAACCAAGGATTTCTTTCTACTGGAGAGTGTGTTAGCACTGACCGTAATCGCGAACTGCAGGGAATCCTAATGACGCTCAATCTCGCCTCCCGACGCGGCGGATAG